The Fusarium musae strain F31 chromosome 10, whole genome shotgun sequence DNA window ACTGCGTTAAAAGACCTAAGCTGCTctcttcttgccctcctcgACAGCTAACTCAACTCCCTTGACTGTCTCATCGACCTTCGACAGGAAGACGGAGTGCGATGCTTTTGAGTGAAATTGCACGGCATTCGGACCCAGCATACCTGCCATTTGCTCTTGCACCACAGGGAACAGCGCTTTGTCCTCGTCACAGAAGAAGTACATGGTCTCGATATCGTGCCATGGCTCGTATGTGACAGTGTCTGTGAAAACACGACCTGATTGGTGCTTGAGGGTCTTCATGGCGCTTTCAAGTACCTCGCCACTTAGATCGTGGTAGAAAATCTCCTCTGGTGTGTCTGCGTACACATAATCTCCCTGCCGATAGTTAGAAAGGGCTGCCCTCTGGCGAGAATTCCTGAGCTTGCTTACCTTGGGGTTCATCCAGGGCAGGAATTGACCGCCGAGCATTTGCTTGATGCTCAGGCCCAGCGGCGTGACGAACGCAGCTAGGTACACAAACATGATGACACCACCGGAAAGACCTTGCTCCTTGCGTTGGCGGTATCCAAGCCCCTTCACGGCATTGGCACCGACCAAACCACCATATGAGTGGACAACAAGGACGATCTGTTCTCCTTTATCGGCTAGACGCTGAAGGACAGTTCGTacagcatctgcatcatcgtcaagaCCCTTGGTGGGAGGCTCAGCTCCTACAGATGGATACTCAACAGCCTCGGTTGTCCATCCCCGGCTGTGAAGAGCCTCGCGAACGGGGTCAAAGCAAGAGGCCAAGTGCCAAGCGCCTGGGGCAAATACGATGGTAGGGTTAGAAGACATCTCGGAAAAAAAGTTTAGATGATGAAGTAGAATCTGGGGTAAACCAGGTTGTTATCGGGACTGCTTTTATACACACGGGTCACTGAACTAAGGAATATTCGGGGTATAGCTAACCCCTTTCCTCCCCCGTGGGGTACACGTTGCTCGAATGCCGGGTCTAGATGTTGGAGATCTGCTGCGACCTACCATTTTTGTATTAGATATATTCTTTGCAGCTTCTCCCTGCGCCTTGAAAGCTTGTCTGTTGGCAGTAAACGGAGCTTAGTTGGCTTCCAT harbors:
- a CDS encoding hypothetical protein (EggNog:ENOG41); this encodes MSSNPTIVFAPGAWHLASCFDPVREALHSRGWTTEAVEYPSVGAEPPTKGLDDDADAVRTVLQRLADKGEQIVLVVHSYGGLVGANAVKGLGYRQRKEQGLSGGVIMFVYLAAFVTPLGLSIKQMLGGQFLPWMNPKGDYVYADTPEEIFYHDLSGEVLESAMKTLKHQSGRVFTDTVTYEPWHDIETMYFFCDEDKALFPVVQEQMAGMLGPNAVQFHSKASHSVFLSKVDETVKGVELAVEEGKKRAA